A portion of the Citrobacter rodentium NBRC 105723 = DSM 16636 genome contains these proteins:
- the xseA gene encoding exodeoxyribonuclease VII large subunit yields the protein MLSSPNSTIFTVSRLNQTVRLLLEQEMGQVWISGEISNFSQPASGHWYFTLKDDAAQVRCAMFRNSNRRVTFRPQHGQQVLVRASITLYEPRGDYQIIVESMQPAGEGLLQQKYEQLKAKLQAEGLFDQQHKQPLPSPAHCVGVITSKTGAALHDILQVLKRRDPSLPVIIYPTAVQGDDAPGQIVRAIELANRRSECDVLIVGRGGGSLEDLWSFNDERVARAIFASRIPVVSAVGHETDVTIADFVGDLRAPTPSAAAEMVSRNQQELLRQIQSVQQRLGMAMDYFLASRHRRFTQLHHRLQQQHPQLRLARQQTALDRLRQRLNVAIDSQLKRTNQRQLRLLQRLNHHHPQPRIHRAQSRIQQLEYRLAENIRARLSATRERFGNAVTHLEAVSPLSTLARGYSVSTATDGKILKKVNQVKAGDVMTTRLADGWVESEVTAVKAAKKSRQRKSG from the coding sequence ATGTTATCCTCGCCGAACTCCACCATTTTTACCGTAAGCCGCCTCAATCAGACGGTTCGTCTGCTGTTAGAACAGGAGATGGGTCAGGTCTGGATCAGCGGCGAGATCTCTAATTTTTCGCAGCCTGCCTCCGGCCACTGGTATTTTACCCTGAAAGATGACGCCGCCCAGGTGCGCTGCGCAATGTTTCGCAACAGCAACCGCCGGGTGACCTTCCGTCCGCAGCACGGACAGCAGGTGCTGGTACGCGCCAGTATTACGCTCTACGAACCGCGCGGCGATTACCAGATTATCGTAGAGAGTATGCAGCCGGCGGGTGAAGGTCTGCTCCAGCAGAAATATGAACAGCTCAAAGCTAAACTTCAGGCGGAAGGGTTGTTCGACCAGCAGCACAAGCAGCCGCTCCCCTCCCCCGCGCACTGCGTTGGCGTGATCACCTCGAAAACCGGCGCTGCGCTGCATGATATCCTGCAGGTGCTCAAACGGCGCGATCCGTCACTGCCGGTGATAATTTATCCGACCGCCGTTCAGGGCGACGACGCGCCGGGGCAAATCGTGCGCGCCATCGAACTGGCGAACCGGCGCAGTGAGTGCGACGTACTGATCGTCGGGCGCGGCGGCGGCTCGCTGGAAGATCTGTGGAGCTTTAACGACGAGCGGGTGGCGCGGGCTATTTTTGCCAGCCGCATTCCGGTGGTCAGCGCCGTCGGGCATGAAACGGACGTTACGATTGCCGATTTCGTCGGCGATCTGCGCGCCCCGACCCCTTCCGCCGCCGCCGAAATGGTCAGCCGCAACCAGCAGGAACTGTTACGACAAATTCAGTCCGTCCAGCAGCGCCTCGGGATGGCGATGGATTATTTCCTCGCCAGCCGCCATCGTCGCTTTACGCAGCTGCATCACCGTCTGCAACAGCAGCATCCGCAGCTGCGCCTGGCGCGGCAGCAGACGGCGCTGGATCGGCTGCGCCAGCGGCTGAATGTCGCCATAGACAGCCAGCTTAAGCGCACCAACCAGCGCCAGCTCCGTCTGTTGCAACGACTGAACCACCATCATCCCCAGCCGCGTATTCATCGGGCGCAGAGCCGGATCCAGCAGCTGGAATACCGTCTGGCGGAAAACATCCGCGCGCGCCTGAGCGCAACGCGCGAACGTTTCGGCAACGCGGTGACGCACCTCGAAGCGGTCAGCCCGCTCTCCACGCTGGCGCGTGGCTACAGTGTATCCACCGCCACCGATGGCAAGATACTGAAAAAAGTCAACCAGGTAAAAGCGGGCGATGTGATGACCACACGGCTGGCGGATGGCTGGGTGGAAAGTGAAGTCACCGCCGTCAAAGCAGCGAAAAAATCCCGTCAGCGTAAAAGCGGCTAA
- the guaB gene encoding IMP dehydrogenase, with translation MLRIAKEALTFDDVLLVPAHSTVLPNTADLSTQLTKTIRLNIPMLSAAMDTVTEARLAIALAQEGGIGFIHKNMSIERQAEEVMRVKKHESGVVTDPQTVLPTTTLREVKELTERNGFAGYPVVTADNELVGIITGRDVRFVTDLSQPVSVYMTPKERLVTVREGESREVVLAKMHEKRVEKALVVDDNFHLIGMITVKDFQKAERKPNACKDEKGRLRVGAAVGAGAGNEERVDALVAAGVDVLLIDSSHGHSEGVLQRIRETRAKYPDLQIIGGNVATGAGARALAEAGCSAVKVGIGPGSICTTRIVTGVGVPQITAVSDAVEALEGTGIPVIADGGIRFSGDIAKAIAAGASAVMVGSMLAGTEESPGEIELYQGRSYKSYRGMGSLGAMSKGSSDRYFQSDNAADKLVPEGIEGRVAYKGRLKEIIHQQMGGLRSCMGLTGCGTIDALRTQAEFVRISGAGIQESHVHDVTITKESPNYRLGS, from the coding sequence ATGCTACGTATCGCTAAAGAAGCTTTGACGTTTGACGACGTCCTCCTCGTTCCCGCTCACTCCACCGTTCTGCCGAATACTGCCGATCTCAGCACGCAGTTGACGAAAACCATTCGCCTGAACATTCCGATGCTCTCCGCAGCGATGGATACCGTGACTGAAGCGCGCCTTGCAATTGCTCTGGCACAGGAAGGCGGCATCGGTTTTATCCATAAAAACATGTCCATCGAGCGCCAGGCGGAAGAAGTTATGCGCGTGAAGAAACATGAATCTGGCGTGGTGACCGACCCGCAGACCGTTCTGCCGACCACCACTCTGCGCGAAGTAAAAGAACTGACCGAGCGCAACGGTTTTGCAGGCTATCCGGTTGTCACTGCCGACAACGAACTGGTGGGGATTATCACCGGTCGTGACGTGCGTTTCGTGACCGATCTGAGCCAGCCGGTAAGCGTCTACATGACGCCGAAAGAGCGTCTGGTAACCGTCCGCGAAGGCGAATCCCGCGAAGTCGTGCTGGCGAAAATGCATGAAAAACGTGTCGAAAAGGCACTGGTTGTCGACGACAACTTCCATCTGATCGGTATGATCACCGTGAAAGATTTCCAGAAAGCAGAACGTAAACCGAACGCCTGTAAAGATGAGAAGGGGCGTCTGCGCGTGGGCGCGGCGGTTGGCGCGGGCGCGGGCAACGAAGAACGCGTTGACGCGCTGGTGGCGGCAGGCGTCGACGTGCTGCTGATCGACTCCTCGCACGGTCACTCCGAAGGCGTTCTGCAACGTATTCGTGAAACCCGGGCAAAATATCCGGATCTGCAAATCATCGGCGGCAACGTGGCGACCGGCGCGGGCGCTCGCGCGCTGGCTGAAGCGGGTTGCAGCGCGGTGAAAGTGGGCATCGGTCCTGGCTCCATCTGCACCACCCGTATCGTCACCGGCGTCGGCGTTCCGCAGATCACCGCCGTTTCCGACGCGGTTGAAGCGCTGGAAGGCACCGGCATTCCGGTTATCGCCGATGGCGGCATCCGTTTCTCTGGCGACATCGCAAAAGCGATCGCCGCAGGCGCCAGCGCGGTGATGGTCGGCTCAATGCTGGCCGGTACGGAAGAATCTCCGGGTGAAATCGAACTTTATCAGGGCCGTTCTTACAAATCCTACCGCGGTATGGGTTCGCTGGGCGCGATGTCGAAAGGTTCATCCGACCGCTACTTCCAGAGCGATAACGCCGCTGACAAGCTGGTGCCGGAAGGTATCGAGGGCCGCGTCGCTTATAAAGGCCGCCTGAAAGAGATCATTCACCAGCAGATGGGCGGCCTGCGCTCCTGTATGGGGCTGACCGGCTGTGGTACTATCGACGCGCTGCGTACGCAGGCGGAATTCGTTCGTATCAGCGGAGCGGGGATTCAGGAAAGCCACGTTCATGACGTCACCATCACCAAAGAGTCCCCGAACTACCGTCTGGGCTCCTGA
- the guaA gene encoding glutamine-hydrolyzing GMP synthase — protein MTDNIHKHRILILDFGSQYTQLVARRVRELGVYCELWAWDVTEAQIREFNPSGIILSGGPESTTEENSPRAPQYVFEAGVPVFGVCYGMQTMAMQLGGHVEGSSEREFGYAQVEVVNDSALVRGIEDSLTADGKPLLDVWMSHGDKVTAIPSDFVTVASTESCPFAIMANEEKRFYGVQFHPEVTHTRQGMRMLERFVRDICQCEALWTPAKIIDDAVERIRQQVGDDKVILGLSGGVDSSVTAMLLHRAIGKNLTCVFVDNGLLRLNEAQQVMDMFGDHFGLNIVHVPAEERFLAALKGENDPEAKRKIIGRVFVEVFDEEALKLEDVKWLAQGTIYPDVIESAASATGKAHVIKSHHNVGGLPKEMKMGLVEPLKELFKDEVRKIGLELGLPYDMLYRHPFPGPGLGVRVLGEVKKEYCDLLRRADAIFIEELHKADLYNKVSQAFTVFLPVRSVGVMGDGRKYDWVVSLRAVETIDFMTAHWAHLPYDFLGRVSNRIINEVNGISRVVYDISGKPPATIEWE, from the coding sequence ATGACAGACAATATCCACAAGCATCGCATTCTCATCCTTGATTTCGGATCGCAGTACACTCAACTGGTCGCACGTCGCGTGCGTGAACTGGGAGTGTATTGCGAGCTGTGGGCATGGGATGTGACTGAAGCACAGATTCGTGAATTTAATCCCAGCGGTATTATTCTTTCCGGCGGACCGGAAAGCACCACCGAGGAAAATAGCCCGCGCGCGCCGCAGTACGTTTTTGAGGCTGGCGTACCGGTCTTCGGCGTCTGCTACGGTATGCAGACCATGGCTATGCAGCTTGGCGGCCATGTTGAAGGTTCCAGCGAGCGTGAGTTCGGCTACGCGCAGGTGGAAGTCGTGAACGACAGCGCGCTGGTTCGCGGCATTGAAGACTCCCTGACCGCCGACGGCAAACCGCTGCTCGACGTCTGGATGAGCCACGGTGACAAAGTGACGGCTATTCCGTCAGACTTCGTTACCGTCGCCAGCACTGAAAGCTGCCCGTTCGCCATTATGGCCAACGAAGAAAAACGCTTCTACGGCGTACAGTTCCACCCGGAAGTGACCCACACCCGTCAGGGGATGCGTATGCTGGAGCGCTTCGTGCGCGACATCTGCCAGTGTGAAGCGCTGTGGACCCCGGCTAAAATCATTGACGACGCCGTTGAGCGTATTCGCCAGCAGGTCGGTGATGACAAAGTGATCCTCGGTCTTTCCGGCGGCGTTGACTCTTCCGTTACCGCGATGCTGCTGCACCGCGCCATCGGTAAAAACCTGACCTGCGTTTTCGTTGATAATGGTCTGCTGCGCCTCAACGAAGCCCAGCAGGTAATGGATATGTTTGGCGACCATTTTGGCCTGAACATCGTTCACGTTCCGGCTGAAGAACGCTTCCTGGCGGCGCTAAAAGGTGAGAACGATCCGGAAGCGAAGCGTAAGATCATCGGTCGCGTCTTTGTGGAAGTGTTCGACGAAGAAGCGCTGAAGCTGGAAGACGTTAAATGGCTGGCGCAGGGCACTATTTATCCGGACGTTATCGAGTCTGCCGCCTCCGCTACCGGTAAAGCGCACGTCATCAAATCTCACCATAACGTCGGCGGCCTGCCGAAAGAGATGAAGATGGGGCTGGTTGAGCCGCTGAAAGAGCTGTTCAAAGACGAAGTGCGTAAGATTGGCCTTGAGCTGGGTCTGCCGTACGACATGCTCTACCGTCACCCGTTCCCGGGGCCGGGACTGGGCGTTCGCGTACTGGGCGAAGTGAAGAAAGAGTATTGCGACCTGCTGCGTCGTGCCGACGCTATCTTTATTGAAGAACTGCATAAAGCGGATCTCTACAATAAGGTCAGCCAGGCGTTTACCGTCTTCTTGCCGGTTCGCTCCGTTGGCGTGATGGGCGACGGTCGTAAATACGACTGGGTTGTCTCCCTGCGCGCCGTGGAAACCATCGACTTTATGACCGCCCACTGGGCGCATCTGCCGTATGATTTCCTGGGCCGTGTCTCTAACCGCATCATTAACGAAGTCAACGGTATCTCCCGGGTGGTGTATGACATCAGCGGTAAGCCGCCAGCGACCATTGAGTGGGAGTAA
- a CDS encoding YfgG family protein: protein MSQATSMRKRHRFNSRMTRIVLLISFIFFFGRFVYSSIGAWHHHQDKKDAQQSSLSVETPAQR from the coding sequence GTGAGTCAGGCAACCAGTATGCGAAAACGACATCGATTTAACAGTCGCATGACCCGTATCGTATTGCTTATCAGCTTTATCTTCTTCTTTGGACGCTTCGTCTACTCTTCTATCGGTGCCTGGCACCACCATCAGGATAAAAAAGACGCTCAGCAGTCCAGCCTCTCTGTCGAAACACCTGCACAACGTTAA
- a CDS encoding bifunctional diguanylate cyclase/phosphodiesterase: protein MRLNKKYIAFRDKWWGLPLILPPLMLPIVSQLNTYAHVASGDVALIYLSLALMMSMMVFFSWAALPGIVLAIFIRKYPQIGLAETLPAIAHFLFAIVLSWGGYRVFNPRRNAVSHGVPRLVFQRIFWQVFCSATLFLLLFQFAAFVGMYESRLSLMGGSPFNINALINYQGILVGNLIGVPIFYFILRVIRNPFHLRGYYSQLKLQFDRKVTKTEVVIWLLVLTVLMTLLCMPLNVNSSIFSTNYTLSLLLPVMLWGAMRYGYRFISLVWTPVLIIAICHYQSYTPYYAGYDVQLAITSSSFLVFSFIVNYIAVLATRQRTVNGRARRLAFLDPVVHLPNLRALNRDLRSAPWSALCFLHVPELEILVKHYGIMLRIQYKQQLSHWITEKLGPGESVYQMSGPDLLLRLNTESHQQRIEALDEYIKQFRFIWDGMSFQPQVGVSYCYVRSPVSHISLLLGEMSTIAELSVMTNSPENLERRGAMNLQRNLKDKVKMMNHLQHALEHDLFCLVAQPIQGIRGDIFHEVLLRLQDEEGEVIQPEVFLPVAHEFGLASRIDLWVIEHTLRFMAEHRAAMPARRFALNLSAPSICRANFSREVSKLLSKYQIEAWQLIFEVTESYALLNAEQAQATLRDLQQLGCRIAIDDFGTGYASYARLKDINADILKIDGSFIRNMISNSLDYQIVASICHLARMKKMQVVAEFVESEEIRSAVASLGIDYMQGFLIGEPQSLMETLDTPAPVTRA, encoded by the coding sequence ATGAGACTGAATAAAAAATATATCGCGTTCAGAGATAAGTGGTGGGGACTTCCTCTGATTTTACCCCCGCTCATGCTGCCGATAGTGAGCCAACTTAATACTTATGCCCATGTCGCTTCCGGAGATGTGGCGCTGATCTATCTCTCATTAGCGTTAATGATGAGTATGATGGTCTTTTTCAGCTGGGCGGCCCTTCCCGGCATCGTGCTGGCGATATTCATTCGCAAATATCCACAGATTGGTCTGGCGGAAACCCTGCCCGCCATTGCCCATTTCCTGTTTGCTATCGTGCTCAGTTGGGGGGGCTATCGCGTTTTTAATCCCCGGCGCAACGCTGTCTCGCACGGGGTACCACGGCTGGTTTTTCAGCGCATTTTCTGGCAGGTATTCTGTTCCGCCACCCTGTTTCTGCTGCTGTTTCAGTTTGCCGCTTTTGTCGGGATGTATGAAAGCAGACTGAGTCTGATGGGCGGAAGCCCTTTTAATATCAACGCATTAATTAACTACCAGGGGATACTGGTGGGGAATTTAATTGGCGTGCCGATCTTTTATTTCATCCTGCGCGTTATTCGTAACCCTTTTCATTTGCGTGGTTATTATTCGCAGCTGAAATTACAGTTTGATCGCAAAGTGACAAAAACCGAAGTGGTTATTTGGCTGCTGGTGCTTACCGTCTTAATGACCTTGTTATGCATGCCGCTGAATGTCAACAGCTCCATCTTTAGTACAAATTATACATTATCTTTATTACTGCCGGTGATGTTATGGGGGGCGATGCGCTATGGTTATCGCTTTATTTCGCTGGTCTGGACGCCGGTTCTGATTATTGCGATTTGCCATTATCAGAGCTACACCCCTTATTATGCCGGTTACGACGTGCAGCTGGCGATTACCTCCTCAAGCTTTCTGGTTTTTTCCTTTATTGTCAATTACATTGCGGTGTTGGCAACGCGTCAGCGAACCGTAAATGGCCGCGCCCGGCGTCTTGCTTTTCTTGACCCTGTGGTCCATCTTCCGAATCTGCGCGCCCTGAATCGTGATCTGAGAAGCGCGCCCTGGTCAGCGCTGTGCTTCCTGCATGTTCCTGAACTGGAAATTCTGGTAAAGCATTACGGCATAATGTTGCGCATCCAGTACAAGCAGCAGCTCTCGCACTGGATAACCGAAAAGCTCGGGCCGGGAGAGAGCGTTTACCAGATGTCCGGTCCCGATCTGCTGCTGCGCTTAAATACAGAGTCGCACCAGCAGCGTATTGAAGCCCTCGACGAGTATATTAAGCAGTTTCGTTTTATCTGGGACGGCATGTCCTTCCAGCCGCAGGTTGGGGTCAGCTACTGCTATGTTCGTTCGCCGGTCAGCCATATCTCTCTGCTGCTGGGCGAAATGAGCACCATCGCTGAACTGTCCGTTATGACCAATTCGCCGGAGAATCTGGAGCGTCGCGGCGCGATGAACCTGCAGCGCAATCTGAAAGACAAAGTGAAGATGATGAATCATCTGCAACACGCGCTGGAGCACGATCTTTTTTGCCTGGTGGCCCAGCCCATCCAGGGGATCCGGGGCGACATCTTCCATGAGGTCCTGCTGCGTTTGCAGGACGAGGAAGGAGAGGTGATCCAGCCTGAGGTCTTTTTACCCGTCGCGCATGAATTTGGCTTAGCCTCGCGCATCGATCTGTGGGTAATTGAACATACGCTGCGTTTTATGGCGGAACATCGCGCCGCGATGCCGGCCCGCCGCTTCGCGCTGAATCTGTCGGCGCCGTCGATATGTCGGGCTAATTTTTCTCGCGAAGTCAGTAAGCTACTGAGCAAATACCAGATTGAAGCATGGCAGCTGATCTTCGAGGTTACGGAGAGCTATGCGCTGTTAAATGCCGAACAGGCACAGGCGACGCTTAGAGATTTACAGCAGTTGGGCTGTCGCATCGCAATTGATGATTTCGGTACTGGCTACGCCAGTTATGCAAGGCTGAAGGATATTAATGCTGACATCCTGAAGATTGATGGCAGCTTTATCCGCAATATGATTTCGAATAGCCTCGACTACCAGATCGTCGCTTCTATTTGCCATCTGGCGCGAATGAAAAAAATGCAGGTGGTGGCTGAATTTGTCGAAAGCGAGGAGATCCGCAGCGCGGTCGCCTCGCTGGGCATTGACTATATGCAGGGATTCCTGATCGGCGAACCTCAGTCGTTAATGGAGACGCTGGACACTCCGGCGCCTGTTACCCGCGCCTGA
- the ppx gene encoding exopolyphosphatase, whose translation MPIHDKSPRPQEFAAVDLGSNSFHMVIARVVDGAMQIIGRLKQRVHLADGLGEDNRLSEEAMERGLSCLSLFAERLQGFSPSSVCIVGTHTLRQALNATDFLKRAEKVIPYPIEIISGNEEARLIFMGVEHTQPEKGRKLVIDIGGGSTELVIGENFEPKLVESRRMGCVSFAQLYFPGGAINKENFQRARMAAAQKLETLAWQFRIQGWNVALGASGTIKAAHEVLLAMGEKDGFITPERLDRLIAELLQYRNFDELSLPGLSEERKVVFVPGLAILCGVFDALAIHELRLSDGALREGVLYEMEGRFRHQDVRSRTASSLANQYNIDSDQARRVLETTMQMYDQWQTQQPKLAHPQLEALLKWAAMLHEVGLNINHSGLHRHSAYILQNSDLPGFNQEQQTMMATLVRYHRKAIKLDDLPRFTLFKKKQYLPLIQLLRLGVLLNNQRQATTTPPRLTLITDDSHWTLRFPHDWFSQNALVLLDLEKEQQYWEAVTGWRLKIEEERSPEIAA comes from the coding sequence ATGCCAATACACGATAAGTCCCCACGACCGCAGGAATTTGCGGCGGTCGACCTTGGCTCAAACAGTTTTCACATGGTGATCGCCCGCGTGGTGGACGGCGCCATGCAAATTATCGGCAGGCTCAAACAGCGCGTGCATCTGGCTGACGGTCTTGGTGAAGATAACCGGCTGAGCGAGGAAGCCATGGAACGCGGGCTGAGCTGCCTGTCGCTGTTTGCCGAGCGTCTGCAGGGCTTCTCTCCTTCCAGCGTCTGTATCGTGGGCACCCATACGCTGCGCCAGGCGCTGAACGCCACCGATTTCCTGAAGCGCGCGGAAAAGGTCATCCCCTATCCGATCGAAATTATTTCCGGTAACGAAGAAGCGCGCCTGATCTTTATGGGCGTTGAACACACGCAGCCGGAAAAAGGCCGCAAACTGGTTATTGATATTGGCGGCGGCTCAACGGAGCTGGTGATTGGCGAAAACTTCGAACCAAAGCTGGTCGAAAGCCGCCGGATGGGCTGCGTCAGCTTTGCGCAACTCTATTTCCCGGGCGGGGCCATTAACAAAGAGAATTTCCAGCGCGCCAGAATGGCGGCGGCGCAGAAGCTCGAAACCCTGGCGTGGCAGTTTCGCATTCAGGGCTGGAACGTCGCGCTGGGCGCATCCGGCACCATCAAAGCCGCCCACGAAGTCCTGCTGGCGATGGGCGAAAAAGATGGCTTCATCACGCCGGAACGTCTGGACAGGCTGATTGCGGAACTGTTGCAGTACCGCAACTTTGATGAACTGAGCCTGCCGGGTCTGTCAGAAGAGCGAAAAGTGGTGTTTGTGCCGGGGCTGGCGATTCTCTGCGGGGTATTCGATGCGCTGGCTATCCATGAACTGCGCCTTTCCGACGGCGCGCTGCGCGAAGGCGTACTGTATGAAATGGAAGGCCGCTTCCGCCATCAGGATGTTCGCAGCCGTACCGCCAGTAGCCTGGCGAACCAGTACAATATCGACAGCGATCAGGCAAGACGCGTGCTGGAAACCACCATGCAGATGTACGATCAGTGGCAGACGCAGCAGCCGAAGCTGGCGCATCCGCAGCTTGAGGCCCTGCTGAAATGGGCGGCCATGCTGCATGAGGTGGGACTGAATATTAACCACAGCGGCCTGCATCGCCATTCAGCCTACATTCTGCAAAACAGCGATTTGCCCGGTTTTAACCAGGAGCAGCAAACCATGATGGCGACGCTGGTTCGTTATCACCGTAAAGCGATTAAGCTTGACGATCTGCCCCGCTTTACGCTGTTCAAAAAGAAACAGTATCTGCCGTTGATCCAGCTGCTGCGTCTGGGCGTCCTGCTGAATAACCAGCGCCAGGCCACCACCACGCCGCCCAGGCTGACGCTCATCACCGACGACAGTCACTGGACCCTGCGCTTCCCGCATGACTGGTTTAGCCAGAACGCGCTGGTGCTGCTCGATCTGGAAAAAGAGCAGCAGTACTGGGAAGCCGTAACCGGCTGGCGCCTGAAAATTGAAGAAGAACGTTCGCCGGAGATTGCCGCCTGA